The proteins below are encoded in one region of Candidatus Planktophila lacus:
- a CDS encoding zinc-dependent alcohol dehydrogenase family protein — MNAIYFTQFKGPLEIKDISVPTATNDGVVIKVEATGLCRSDWHAWMGHDSDIVLPHVPGHELAGVISETGSAVTKFRVGDRVTVPFVCGCGKCQYCTRGDAQVCPTQTQPGFTDFGSFAEYVAINNADFNLVTIPENVSFATAAALGCRFATSYRGLIKRAHVKADEKVIIYGCGGVGLSAIMIAKAQGAHVYAVDINDAALEIAQSLGAETINSSKVDPVAFMQNLGGADVAVDALGSQQTASASVLSLARRGRHLQLGLLLTANGLTDIPMARVIAWELDLLGSHGMAAKDYPEMLALVASGKLNPASLITREVGLVEGAKALAELDSQPFGGITVITPEL; from the coding sequence ATGAACGCTATTTACTTCACCCAATTCAAGGGACCACTTGAAATCAAAGATATCTCGGTCCCAACTGCAACAAACGATGGCGTCGTTATAAAAGTTGAAGCAACTGGTTTATGTCGTAGCGATTGGCACGCTTGGATGGGCCACGACTCTGACATCGTCTTGCCACATGTCCCGGGCCACGAACTCGCGGGTGTTATCTCCGAAACCGGCAGCGCAGTTACCAAATTTAGAGTCGGCGATCGCGTAACCGTTCCCTTTGTCTGCGGCTGCGGCAAATGCCAATACTGCACACGCGGTGATGCCCAAGTCTGTCCAACCCAAACACAACCCGGCTTTACCGATTTCGGATCATTCGCCGAATACGTCGCAATAAATAACGCTGACTTCAACTTAGTAACGATTCCCGAAAACGTTTCCTTTGCAACCGCTGCAGCACTCGGATGCCGCTTTGCAACTTCCTATCGCGGCCTCATTAAACGTGCACACGTTAAAGCAGATGAGAAAGTTATTATCTACGGATGCGGCGGCGTTGGCCTAAGCGCAATCATGATCGCCAAAGCCCAAGGCGCACACGTTTACGCCGTCGACATCAACGATGCCGCACTTGAAATCGCACAATCACTTGGCGCCGAAACAATTAACTCCAGCAAAGTCGATCCCGTTGCCTTCATGCAAAACCTCGGGGGAGCAGATGTCGCAGTCGATGCACTAGGCAGCCAACAAACCGCCAGCGCATCCGTACTTTCACTTGCTCGTCGTGGTCGCCACTTACAACTCGGACTCTTACTCACAGCAAACGGTTTAACTGATATCCCAATGGCCCGCGTTATCGCTTGGGAGTTAGATCTTCTTGGTTCACACGGAATGGCCGCAAAGGATTACCCAGAAATGTTGGCGCTCGTTGCCAGCGGCAAGTTAAACCCGGCATCACTAATTACACGTGAAGTTGGCTTAGTTGAAGGCGCCAAAGCACTCGCTGAATTAGATTCCCAACCTTTCGGTGGCATCACAGTCATTACACCTGAGCTTTAG
- a CDS encoding NADH:flavin oxidoreductase/NADH oxidase, translated as MNTLFDPFTLRGVTFQNRVWVSPMCQYSATDGFVGAWHSAHLGAFATGAPGLIMVEATGVVPEGRISIGCPTIEDDAHAQAFAPMVDFAHSQGVKMGIQLAHAGRKASTMRPWDTTRMAEIGEGGWQAVSSTDKAFEGYPAPRALTVAEIAQLVNEFADAARRAVAVGFDVIEIHAAHGYLLHQFYSPVSNDRTDEYGGSFENRIRFLMEVTAAVRAAIGDQVALFVRISATDWVDEGWNLIDSIELAAKLKVAGVDLIDVSSGGAVHNAPIKATPGFQVPFAAAIRKEAGIPTAAVGLITEPEQAQYIIETEEADAVFLARAMLRNPRWAMNAAEALGVKIDWSLPLDRGRTI; from the coding sequence ATGAATACACTCTTTGATCCATTTACTCTGCGCGGGGTTACATTTCAGAATCGCGTTTGGGTCTCTCCTATGTGCCAATACAGCGCAACCGATGGTTTTGTGGGTGCGTGGCATAGCGCGCACTTGGGAGCGTTTGCAACGGGTGCGCCGGGGTTGATCATGGTTGAGGCAACTGGTGTTGTTCCAGAAGGGCGAATCTCAATTGGTTGTCCAACGATTGAAGATGACGCGCATGCCCAGGCATTTGCACCGATGGTTGATTTTGCGCATTCGCAGGGTGTGAAGATGGGCATTCAGTTGGCACATGCTGGGCGCAAGGCATCGACGATGCGTCCGTGGGATACAACGCGGATGGCTGAGATTGGTGAAGGTGGATGGCAAGCGGTTTCATCAACGGATAAAGCATTTGAGGGATATCCGGCGCCGCGTGCTTTAACGGTTGCTGAGATTGCGCAGTTGGTAAATGAGTTCGCTGATGCGGCACGACGTGCTGTGGCAGTTGGCTTTGATGTAATTGAAATACATGCAGCGCATGGTTATTTGTTGCACCAGTTTTATTCACCGGTTTCAAATGATCGCACCGACGAATACGGTGGCAGCTTTGAGAATCGGATCCGTTTCTTGATGGAGGTAACCGCTGCGGTGCGCGCTGCGATTGGAGATCAGGTGGCGCTCTTTGTTCGTATCTCGGCAACTGATTGGGTTGATGAAGGTTGGAACTTAATTGATTCGATTGAATTGGCGGCGAAGTTAAAGGTGGCTGGCGTTGATCTGATCGATGTTTCATCAGGGGGCGCAGTTCATAACGCACCGATTAAGGCAACGCCAGGTTTTCAAGTTCCCTTTGCGGCTGCGATCCGTAAAGAGGCGGGAATTCCAACTGCGGCAGTTGGATTGATTACCGAGCCAGAGCAAGCGCAATACATTATTGAGACTGAAGAAGCAGATGCGGTTTTCTTGGCGCGTGCGATGTTGCGCAATCCACGTTGGGCGATGAACGCGGCAGAGGCGTTGGGTGTGAAGATTGACTGGTCGTTGCCGCTTGATCGCGGCCGAACTATTTAA
- a CDS encoding DUF2256 domain-containing protein yields the protein MIAKTKNGFPPKICATCGLPFEWRKKWARDWENVKYCSEKCKNGK from the coding sequence GTGATCGCAAAGACCAAGAACGGCTTCCCGCCAAAGATCTGCGCAACCTGCGGTCTGCCCTTTGAATGGCGCAAGAAATGGGCGCGCGATTGGGAGAACGTTAAATACTGTTCAGAGAAATGTAAGAACGGAAAGTAA
- a CDS encoding WD40/YVTN/BNR-like repeat-containing protein, producing MRPVKVMATVFALALTQISPLSAATFDSVSHIHGIKAFNNTILMGTHEGLFEFVDQNKMQPIGKDPFDIMGLDARGTTLFASGHPSAVSKLPNPLGLLSSGDGGKTWKSVSLLGKVDFHFLEVSGSQIYGGNATDGSLMYSKDLGKNWKRLGEMKFTDIAVLYGSHGGALAIDNGKLFKTSNSFTNSTPLTFKSKVAAVESIGKDIYIASKNQIFRSTDAAKSWKIFKSYKSEVSDISVSSKILAAIVAGEVLTIKVGT from the coding sequence ATGCGACCAGTAAAAGTTATGGCAACGGTATTTGCGTTAGCGCTTACACAAATCTCACCATTGAGTGCCGCCACCTTTGATTCGGTCTCACATATCCACGGGATCAAAGCATTTAATAACACAATCTTGATGGGAACTCACGAAGGTTTATTTGAGTTCGTTGATCAAAACAAGATGCAACCAATCGGCAAAGATCCCTTCGACATTATGGGTTTGGATGCTAGAGGCACAACGCTATTCGCGAGCGGGCACCCAAGTGCAGTTTCAAAGTTACCTAACCCTCTGGGGCTACTAAGTTCTGGCGATGGAGGTAAGACTTGGAAGTCAGTGTCACTACTGGGAAAAGTTGACTTCCACTTCCTGGAAGTTTCTGGCTCCCAGATATATGGCGGTAACGCCACTGATGGTTCTCTGATGTATTCCAAGGACCTGGGAAAAAATTGGAAGCGACTTGGTGAAATGAAATTCACAGACATTGCTGTTTTATATGGCTCGCACGGTGGTGCCTTAGCAATTGATAACGGCAAGCTGTTTAAAACCAGTAACTCTTTCACTAATTCAACGCCGCTAACCTTCAAATCTAAAGTTGCCGCTGTGGAGAGCATCGGCAAGGATATTTACATCGCATCAAAGAATCAGATCTTTCGCTCAACCGATGCGGCCAAGAGCTGGAAAATCTTTAAAAGCTACAAATCCGAAGTTTCAGATATCTCGGTCTCTTCAAAAATATTGGCAGCAATAGTCGCCGGAGAGGTTTTGACCATTAAAGTAGGTACATGA